From one Marinobacter sp. LV10MA510-1 genomic stretch:
- a CDS encoding efflux RND transporter permease subunit: protein MRSLIFAAIDRSRTTLLLLLFLVVGGYAAYMVIPKESNPDIAIPMIYVSMSLEGVSPEDAERLLVRPMEQELRSLEGVKEMRGNASEGHASVMLEFDAGFDADKALQDVREQVDTARSNLPQEADEPRVNEVNISLFPVMSIGLSGPLAERELITIARGLKDAIEAIPEVLEVDIAGDREDLLEIVVDPQVLESYGLDFNQLGTLVSRNNQLVAAGSIDTGNGRMTLKVPGVIENVEDVMSIPVKVDGDTVITFGDVALLQRSYKDPQGFARINGEPALVLEVSKRSGANIIATSAQVRELILAAQERLPDELDIRYIMDQSGEVQDMLTDLLNNVLTAIVLVTIVIIATMGPRAAILVGLTIPGAFLTAILVIWSMGMTLNIIVLFSLILVTGMLVDGAIVVSELADRNLSDGLNVNNAWGEAASRMAWPIIASTATTLAVFLPLLFWPGMVGEFMKFLPITVIICLLASLAMALVFLPVLGGIGGGRRARAAHTDNRLMGVYRNTLAAILRRPGLTLLAVILVIGVVYAVYGRLNHGVEFFPSVEPESAQVQVRARGDLSIWERDAIVQAVAGRLQGMPEVRALYSRSMISGSQQMAPDVIGVLQFQFNEWYTRRAADIILEDFRQRTADIPGVELEFRKQEDGPAGGKPIELLVSSSNPDNLEAAVSAIRAQMLTQGAYVDTEDDRSLDGIEWRLKVNREAAARFGTDVASIGNAVRLVTNGLVLANYRPEDVRDEVDIVVRVPNNWRELDQLERQTLNTSRGQVPLSQFVTLEPGDKTGNIVRVDGRRTITIKADLQPGRQVEEALRELRANMPELPDGITVVEGGESEDQQQAASFLINAFLVAIGLMLLILVTQFNSLYQSFLILSAIVLSTAGVLLGLLLNSQPFGIVMVGMGTIALAGIVVNNNIILIDTYNQMRADGMEPATAALETGCLRLRPVLLTAITTVLGLMPMVLGINVDLITPSLGLNAPSTQWWTQMSSAIAGGLAFATVLTLLLTPALLVLGEQSGQKVKQLLAVRGRIWGARGRI, encoded by the coding sequence ATGCGTTCTCTTATATTTGCAGCCATAGACCGCAGCCGCACCACGCTGCTGTTGCTTCTGTTTCTGGTGGTTGGCGGTTACGCCGCCTACATGGTCATTCCCAAGGAATCCAACCCCGACATTGCCATTCCGATGATTTATGTATCCATGAGCCTCGAAGGCGTCAGCCCGGAAGACGCCGAGCGCTTGCTGGTGCGGCCAATGGAGCAGGAATTGCGTTCGCTGGAAGGGGTTAAGGAGATGCGTGGCAACGCCTCTGAAGGCCACGCTTCTGTCATGCTGGAATTTGACGCCGGTTTCGACGCCGACAAAGCCCTGCAGGATGTGCGTGAGCAGGTGGATACGGCACGCAGCAATCTGCCACAGGAAGCCGACGAGCCGCGGGTCAATGAAGTGAATATTTCGCTGTTTCCGGTGATGTCCATTGGCCTTTCGGGGCCGCTGGCCGAGCGTGAACTGATCACCATTGCTCGTGGCCTGAAAGACGCCATTGAAGCCATTCCGGAAGTGCTGGAAGTGGACATTGCCGGCGATCGCGAAGATCTGCTGGAAATTGTGGTGGACCCCCAGGTGCTGGAAAGCTACGGCCTGGACTTCAACCAGTTAGGCACACTGGTGTCGCGTAACAATCAATTGGTGGCGGCTGGCTCCATTGACACAGGCAACGGACGGATGACGTTGAAAGTGCCGGGTGTGATTGAAAACGTGGAAGATGTGATGTCGATACCGGTCAAGGTAGATGGCGACACGGTGATCACTTTTGGCGATGTAGCCCTGCTGCAGCGCAGTTACAAAGATCCCCAGGGGTTTGCCCGCATTAACGGTGAACCGGCGCTGGTGCTGGAAGTATCCAAGCGCTCCGGAGCCAATATTATCGCGACCAGCGCCCAGGTGCGTGAATTGATCCTGGCGGCGCAGGAACGCCTGCCCGACGAGCTGGACATCCGTTACATCATGGACCAGTCGGGCGAGGTGCAGGACATGCTGACCGACCTGCTGAACAACGTGCTGACCGCCATTGTGCTGGTCACCATCGTGATCATCGCCACCATGGGCCCGCGCGCCGCCATCTTAGTCGGCCTGACCATTCCGGGCGCCTTCCTGACGGCGATTCTGGTGATCTGGTCCATGGGCATGACCCTGAACATTATTGTGCTGTTCTCCCTGATTCTGGTGACCGGCATGCTGGTAGACGGCGCCATTGTGGTGTCGGAGCTGGCCGACCGGAATCTGTCGGACGGCCTGAACGTTAATAACGCCTGGGGTGAAGCCGCCAGCCGCATGGCCTGGCCCATTATTGCATCCACTGCGACCACCCTGGCAGTATTTTTGCCCTTGCTGTTCTGGCCCGGTATGGTCGGCGAATTCATGAAGTTTTTGCCGATCACGGTGATTATCTGCCTGCTGGCGTCTTTAGCGATGGCGCTGGTTTTTTTGCCGGTGCTGGGTGGCATTGGTGGTGGGCGACGGGCGCGGGCGGCGCACACAGACAACCGCCTGATGGGCGTCTACCGCAACACTCTGGCCGCCATATTGCGCCGCCCCGGACTGACACTGCTGGCGGTGATTCTGGTTATTGGCGTGGTGTACGCCGTTTATGGCCGTTTAAATCACGGCGTGGAGTTTTTCCCCAGCGTAGAACCGGAGTCGGCCCAGGTTCAGGTGCGTGCCCGCGGCGATTTGTCCATCTGGGAGCGCGACGCCATTGTGCAGGCCGTGGCCGGGCGTTTACAGGGCATGCCCGAAGTGCGTGCCCTGTACAGCCGTTCGATGATCAGCGGCAGCCAGCAGATGGCACCAGATGTTATTGGCGTGCTGCAGTTTCAGTTTAACGAATGGTACACCCGGCGTGCCGCCGACATTATTCTGGAAGATTTTCGCCAGCGCACCGCAGACATTCCGGGCGTGGAACTGGAGTTTCGTAAGCAAGAAGATGGCCCGGCCGGTGGCAAGCCGATTGAGTTACTGGTTAGCAGCAGCAATCCCGACAATCTGGAAGCCGCGGTCAGCGCGATTCGTGCGCAAATGCTGACGCAGGGTGCTTATGTGGATACCGAAGACGACCGCAGCCTTGACGGCATTGAATGGCGCCTGAAAGTGAATCGCGAAGCAGCGGCCCGTTTCGGCACCGACGTGGCCAGCATCGGCAACGCCGTGCGGCTGGTTACCAACGGCTTGGTGCTGGCCAATTACCGCCCTGAAGACGTGCGCGACGAAGTGGACATTGTGGTGCGCGTTCCTAACAACTGGCGCGAACTGGATCAGCTGGAGCGGCAAACCCTGAACACCTCACGGGGCCAGGTGCCGCTGTCGCAGTTTGTAACTCTGGAACCCGGTGACAAAACCGGCAACATTGTGCGGGTGGATGGCCGCCGTACCATCACCATCAAAGCCGATCTGCAACCCGGCCGCCAAGTGGAAGAGGCGTTACGAGAGCTGCGCGCTAACATGCCTGAGTTGCCGGACGGCATAACGGTGGTTGAAGGTGGTGAAAGTGAAGATCAACAGCAGGCGGCCAGCTTCCTGATTAACGCTTTTTTGGTGGCCATAGGGCTGATGCTGCTGATTCTGGTGACCCAGTTCAACTCGCTGTACCAAAGCTTTTTGATTTTGTCGGCCATTGTGCTGTCCACCGCCGGCGTACTGCTGGGCCTGCTGCTGAACAGTCAGCCGTTTGGCATTGTGATGGTGGGTATGGGGACGATCGCCTTGGCGGGCATTGTGGTGAACAACAACATCATTCTGATTGATACCTACAACCAGATGCGTGCCGACGGCATGGAACCGGCGACAGCGGCGCTGGAAACCGGTTGCCTGCGCCTACGCCCGGTGTTGCTAACCGCCATTACCACCGTGCTGGGCTTGATGCCGATGGTGCTGGGTATAAACGTAGATTTGATTACGCCGTCGCTAGGGCTAAACGCGCCATCCACGCAATGGTGGACCCAGATGTCCAGCGCCATTGCTGGAGGGCTAGCCTTCGCAACGGTGCTCACCCTGCTACTAACACCGGCGCTGCTGGTATTGGGTGAGCAAAGCGGGCAAAAAGTGAAACAGTTGCTGGCAGTTAGGGGGCGGATTTGGGGAGCTAGGGGACGGATTTGA
- a CDS encoding efflux RND transporter periplasmic adaptor subunit — protein sequence MNKFKWSSVGLSLLLVLALLIWMAGGDIKQTETKAPELSAQQGTELTRVQVTTLNARNYQPELLVQGQVLPWRSVTVSARVSATVKSLEAELGDTVTQGQTLLTLTDDGRSAERSRWQARVRKLNADLNAAQSLRSRNLASESDLLGLESELAAAKAELEMANQAIADLVAQAPFDGVVNQKSIEVGDLVQPGTALMHVVQVDRLKATAQIPQQAVHQVAEGQLVSVRLLDGDELSGRVRFLASAADTGTRSFAIEVEVDNPQQRRIAGGSANLAIALPEVSAHNLSPAFLALDNNGKPGVKHVGDDNKVVFSRVRLLSVKTDGAWVGGLPDNLRLITRGAGFVSEGEEVTAVAASNGGG from the coding sequence ATGAATAAATTTAAGTGGAGTTCGGTCGGCCTGTCTTTGTTGCTGGTTTTGGCGTTGCTGATCTGGATGGCTGGTGGCGACATCAAACAGACAGAAACCAAAGCGCCGGAACTGTCGGCGCAGCAGGGCACCGAACTAACCCGGGTACAGGTAACAACCCTGAACGCTCGCAATTATCAGCCCGAATTGCTGGTACAGGGGCAGGTGTTGCCGTGGCGATCCGTTACGGTGTCGGCCCGGGTATCCGCAACGGTGAAGTCGCTGGAAGCCGAATTGGGTGACACCGTCACCCAGGGGCAAACATTACTCACCCTCACCGACGACGGCCGCAGCGCCGAACGCAGTCGCTGGCAGGCACGGGTGCGCAAACTGAACGCGGATTTGAACGCTGCCCAGAGTTTGCGCAGTCGTAATCTGGCGTCTGAGTCGGATTTGCTGGGCCTGGAAAGTGAACTGGCGGCGGCCAAAGCCGAACTGGAAATGGCCAATCAGGCGATTGCCGATTTGGTGGCTCAGGCGCCCTTTGATGGCGTGGTTAATCAAAAATCCATAGAAGTAGGCGACCTGGTACAGCCAGGCACGGCGTTAATGCACGTGGTTCAGGTAGACCGGCTAAAAGCCACGGCCCAGATACCGCAACAAGCGGTGCACCAGGTCGCCGAAGGTCAGCTGGTCAGTGTGCGTTTGCTGGACGGCGATGAATTAAGCGGGCGTGTCCGTTTTTTAGCCAGCGCCGCCGACACCGGCACCCGCAGCTTTGCGATTGAAGTGGAGGTGGATAATCCGCAGCAAAGGCGCATCGCCGGCGGCAGCGCCAACCTGGCCATTGCCTTGCCAGAGGTAAGCGCCCATAACCTGTCGCCGGCGTTTTTGGCGTTGGATAACAACGGTAAACCTGGCGTAAAGCACGTCGGCGACGACAACAAAGTGGTGTTTTCTCGGGTGCGCTTGCTCAGCGTGAAAACCGATGGCGCCTGGGTGGGTGGCTTGCCGGACAACCTGCGCCTGATTACCCGCGGCGCTGGCTTTGTCAGCGAGGGTGAAGAAGTCACGGCTGTTGCCGCAAGCAACGGCGGGGGCTAA